Genomic window (Oncorhynchus keta strain PuntledgeMale-10-30-2019 unplaced genomic scaffold, Oket_V2 Un_contig_6244_pilon_pilon, whole genome shotgun sequence):
AAACATGGCATTTCCCATTCCATAGGTTGATCATCTAGGCCTATACTGCAACATACTACAAACGTTACCGATCATAATCATACAGACTGGGCCTGTAAATTTGATTACATCAATTGTATGAAAAAAGAAACACATGCAAGGGTGACACAATGACATCACTGCTTTGCATATAAGTAAGCCTACTACAGTACAACCATAGCCCATACTGATACTGCATCAGGTAGGCTAGGGGCAATTCCAAGGTAACAGAATTACATTTGACTCTgcattttcactttaaaatgtatgccaaacaaaaaacatttatttcaaagtttaacaaaacATACAAATCTATGCAAAAGGACTACTTTGAACAGTTTAAACTGAAAAATGTACAAAAACTCATTAAAGTGGAAGATCTGTGCAGATGCAAATTTTGGTAATGGAATTGTGGTAAAATCTCCCTCAGGTTTTTATGCGACCACGTTTACCAAAAATTCTTAAATGTCTACTCCGAATTAAGATTCAAAAggtgtctgcagaaagaatggggtgtcaagCTATGAGATGGCACCTTGAGTTTGGCAATACATctgttttggttattgaactagtCCACATTAAGTGGACAAGTAACGGTGCAGTGGACCCGGTACCGGTGCAGTAGAGTTCAGTTCAGTAAAGTAGAGTATAGTTTAGCACAATATACTGTAATACACTTTTCTTTACTGTAATGTGCTATCCAAACTTGTGGAAGATGGGTTCAGATTTGGTGACGTCCATTATGGTCTGTGAACGTTAAAGGAATATAAACAAAATGTCTACTTCatgttcatcatctccagcaccacctcaACACATGTGAAAATGGTGTGTTTCTATGTTTCGTAGTAAAACGATggaggaagataagtgtttccaatgataTCGGTGAGCATTGTGTGATTTTAAACAATTATGAGTAGGCATTGTTTACTAATTGGTTGCTGATGTCATTGGATGATGTCATCATCCCTTCAATATCAAGGCCAGGGTGGACTGACCAAGCTACTTTACAACGTCGCTGGACGTCCAGTGTCAGAGGGTTCTCAGTGGGTGAGGATGCTGGTTACAGAAAATGAAAAGACAGGGGGCTCATGGTGTAGGTGTCAGTGGGTAAGGATGCTGGTTACAGAAAATGAAAAGACAGGGGGCTCATGGTGTAGGTGTCAGTGGGTGAGGATGCTGGTTACAGAAAATGAAAAGACAGGTGGCTCATGGTGTAGGTGTCAGTGGGTGAGGATGCTGGTTACAGAAAATGAAAAGACAGGTGGCTCATGGTGTAGGTGTCAGTGGGTGAGGATGCTGGTTACAGAAAATGAAAAGACAGGGGGCTCATGGTGTAGGTGTCAGTGGGTTCTCAGTCGGTGAGGATGCTGGTTACAGAAAATGAAAAGACAGGGGGCTCATGGTGTAGGTGTCAGTGGGTTCTCAGTCGGTGAGGATGCTGGTTACAGAAAATGAAAAGACAGGGGGCTCAGGTGTCAGTGGGTTCTGTCGGTGAGGATGCTGGTTCAGAAAATGAAAAGACAGGGGGCTCATGGTGAGGTGAGTCGGTGAGGATGCTGGTTACAGAAAATGAAAAGACAGGGGGCTCATGGTGTAGGTGTCAGTGGGTTCTCAGTCGGTTGCTCAGTCAGGGGGTGAGGATGCTGGTACAGAAAATACAGAAAATGGTTACAGAAAATGAAAAGACAGGGGGCTCATGGTGTAGGTGTCAGTGGGTGAGGATGGTTACAGAAAATGAAAAGACAGGGGGCTCATGGTGTAGGTGGATGGTTACAGAAAATGAAAAGACAGGGGGCTCATGGTGTAGGTGTCAGTGGGTTCTCAGTCGGTGAGGATGCTGGTTACAGAAAATGAAAAGACAGGGGGCTCATGGTGTAGGTGTCAGTGGGTGAGGATGCTGGTTACAGAAAATGAAAAGACAGGGGGCTCATGGTGTAGGTGTCGGTAACAGCtgggagaggtgacattaactggagagagacagacaaagggaGGTGTCATCCAAACTGTTTGAACACTCTTAACACTCGATGTTTGACCAACAGAAAGACAAAGAAAACAGTTATGAGCTCAACATAACAGTATggcagtggaagggaggacagtagcaggtgtgGGTTGAGACTTATGATTTCGcattgtagccaattcagttGCAGTAATTCTAATAATTTCTAATAACTTAATTCATAAACAAAATTGATATCATTAAAAATCACTATAACTAATTGGTTGGTCTACcattacttgttacttctgtggaCTTTCATTGTCCTCCCTCCTTATAAGGGAGAGACATTAGAAAATATCATAAAGATGTGGGGTTTTGGTAATGGAATTACAAGGCACAGGGCAATATTTATTAAACCTCCAGAAGGTAAACAATTTCTCCAAAGCTATATAAAGCTTAAGTGTTGTATTGGTTGGCAGGGGTCTTTATGTCAACATTGTGTTTTGATGCATTTCTGATGCCTTTTAAGACTGTTTTTCTGGTCAATATTTTCTAAGCCTTTAGTAATGCCTAATTATGGGAAATGGTTGATTGTATCTATGCCTTCATATACCAAAAATACAAACTcgtagctttcatttgacacccaatgTGATATTCTCCAACGAACTTCACATGCTGGTGCTCATGATGGGTCCTTTTCAATGGAAATGCCCCTAGCCCTGCTTTGAGGTACGACAAGGATGACATCAGTGAGGGGATTAGAGCAGGTCAATAAAATATTCTCTTCCCCATGTTTTCCAATGCAATGAATGGATGGGAAATGATTGTCAATCTGCATAGATAAATCCACACAAACTGTAAACAAACTGGACGCAGCTCAAATAACACCGTATATGActagctacactgaacaaaaatataaacgtaacatgtgaagttttggtcccatgtttcatgatctggaaaaaaacacacaaaaaaacagaaatgttccatacacaaaaagcgtatttctctcaaatgttgtccaCAAATgttcaaatctctgttagtgcGCACTCCTCCAATACCgaggtaatccatccacctggcaggtgtggcatatcaagaaactggttaaactgcatgatcattacacaggtgcaccttgtgctggggacaataaaaggccactttaaaatatgCTGTATTGTCACACAACACCACTGAGGTCTCAAATTCTGAGGAAGCtcgcaattgacatgctgactgcaggaatgtccaccagagctgttaccagagaattgaatgttcatttctctgccataaactgcctccaatgtcattttagagaatttggcagtatgtccatccagcttcacaaccgcagaccatgtgtaaccacgccagcccaggacatccacatccggcttcctcacctgtgggattgtctgagggGGTTGCTGATGATTATctgtgtctgtaataaagcccttttgtaggAAGAagctaattctgattggctgggcttagcttcccagtgggtgggcctggttgTCAAGTAGGtgggcccacccatggctgcacccctgctttgtcatgcgaaatccatagattagggcctaatacatttatCTCAATTGACTGATATCCTTATACGAACTgaaactcagtcaaatctttgaaattgttgcgtttatatttttgttttgtaaTAGTTAGCAGCTAGCTACTGTGGTGGCTAAGTGGCAATAAAGAAACAGTGCTTTGTAGTCCAAGGTGAGGCTACTAGTTAATGGAAATGACATAAACACACTAATTACTGGACACTTGCGTCGAGTTGACAAGCTGGCTAGCGACAAGGCTCGCAGTGGCGAGATAGGTAGCACAGTGTTATTGGCAGAAGCTGAATGCATTACAGTAATAACCACGCAAGCTAGCAGCTCGCTGCCCAATTCAACATTTCGTTAGTTCCTCCTTCTTGACAGTAAGAGGCGTGTTCTGTCGATTCCTTTGTTTATATATTGAGACTACATCCTCGTGGTTTCATTCAAAGGGATTTTAAATGCTATTTCAAATGTTAGGGACAGAATTGGTACATGTGTTATttcgtcccctctctctctgtcgctgtcacTTGCTCCTGTGTGATGATGCGGCTCTGCAGGAAAACTATAAATTCTAGATCGGCTCAAAACATACCACTCATGACAGTGCAGCTTTCTTTAAATTATCTTGTCGCTAAACCCACGACCTCTATGATGTTACTGAGGAAAAAGCAGAGGCACAATTTCTGATACGATGTGTTATTCTTACCTGCTCGTCGAATCTACTAATTACGGCCTGAACCCATTCCACGGGTTTATGCGCCGCCATGGCCGGCCGGGTGCGAGCCGCGATGGGCCACTTGAATTATCCGTATAAATAATGATTCCTTTGCTATTTTCAACCAGTTAATCCTCAAATTCCGATGTTGATGGGGttattttttctttcttttatCAGACACACAACAATATCCCCATGACAGAACCGGAAGTTTGAATCCTCCTTCTCAATGAACAGTCGtcattagttaccacagccacaatgtCATAATTATGGataaaccccgcctatttctacaatttattttctttaaatctgtttttttttacgtaagcctaaccttaaccatactgATAACCGTATGCTGAACCGTAACCTTACTTTAAGACCAAAAAGCGAATTTTGGTTTTCATGAATTGTTACGATAGAGCCACTGAATTTCTGGCTGTGGTAACTAGGGACAACCTCAATGAAGCAGGCACTGATGCTGTTTTGAGGAGCAGCTACTGCGCGTGCGTTGCAAGAATCTTTACAGCGTCCAGTATGAATACAAAAAAAGGGACATTGGACCAATGCCGTGTGTTTTCATCAATGACAGGTTTTAGATAACAAACTGGTGAGGTCATACTGCCATAGGATTTTAGATACagaagaaacagagacagaaatatTTTGCCGTTAAAACAAAATGCATAATAACAGTAGCTAAACTCTGTAGCtaacctttttcaggaccctgtctttcaaagataatttgtaaaaatccgaATAATTTAAGGGTTTAaatactgtttcccatgcttgttcaatgaaccataaacaattaatgaacatgcatatGTGGagcggttgttaagacactaacagcttacagacggtatgcaattaaggtcacagttatataAACTTGggacactgaagaggcctttttactgactctgaaaaatacCAAAAGGAAGATGCCCAggttccctgctcatctgtgtgaatgtgccttaggcatgctgcaaggaggcatgaggactgcagatgtggccagggcaataaatggcaatgtctgtactgtgagacgcctaaaacagagctacagggagacaggacagacagctgatcatcctcgcagtggcagactacgtgtaacaacacctgcacaggatcggtacatccgaacatcacacctgcgggacaggtacaggatggcaacaacaactgcacgagttacaccaggaaagcacaatccctccatcagtgctcagactgtccgcaaagATTGAGAGagtctggactgagggcttgtaggcctgttgtaaggcaggtcctcaccagacatcactggcaacagtgtcgcctatgggcacaaacccaccgtcgctggaccagacaggactggcaaaaagtgcttttcactgattcacagttttgtctcaccaggggtgatggtcggatttgcgtttatcgtcaaatTAATGAacattacaccgaggcctatactctggaccgggatcgatttggagatggagggtccgtcatggtctggggcggtgtgtcaaaGCATCATCAGACTGCACTTGTTGTcactgcaggcaatctcaacactgtgcgttacagggaacacatcctcctctctcatgtggtatccttcctgcaggctcatcctgacatgacactccagcatgacaatgccaccagccatattgctcgttctgtgcgtgatttcctgtaaGACAGGAATGTTGGCCAGtgaaagagcccggatctcaatctcattgagcacatctgggacctgttggatcagagggtgagggctagggccattcctccccagaaatgtccgggaacttgcaggtgccttggtggaagagtggggtaacatctcacagcaagaactggccaacctggttcagtccttgaggaggagatgcactgcagtacttaatgcagctggtggccacaccagatactgattgttaCTTTTGACTTAACCccccctcccctttgttcagggacacattattcaatttatgttagtcacatgtctgtggaacctgttcagtttgtctcagttgtagaatcttgttatgttcatacaaatattgatgcatgttaagtttgctgaaaataaacacagttgacagtgagaggacgtttctttttttgctgagtttagataaGTTAGCAATCCCTTATAGTGTAGGCCTACATCATCAGTTGAAACTTGTACAATATGATAGGACTCCAGTCCTTCATCTGGCAATATGTGCTGGTATTCTAAACTGTTATGTAACAATTTATTATTGTCCTTCCCTTTTCTCTCAGGCAAGAATTCAGTGTTAATAGTTAAGAAAGTAAGCCTATATAAACGGCTTACCTATAAATGATCTCTGGGCAGATAGTCCCTTTGAAAAATATTTTTCtggagggccaaataaaacccTGGTGGATAAGATATCAGTCCTAATGTGCTTAAATTTGCCATTCAAATGTGTTGACATGTCAAGTTGCCCTGCTTTGACCCTGTGCCACCTCAGAAAGAATTGCTGCACAATTAACTAATTTCAATTATCTAAAGAATGTTGAACAGTTATCTTTTTTTGCATAGAAAGAAAGTCTAGCTTGTGCAGCACTGGTCTACATCATTTTGGTACAATCATGTAGTCATGGATGGCACCAGGGCGAGACAAAACGGTGCTGAAGCCCCCTCAAGAATAGGCCTAGCACTCCCATTAGCACCAAGAAATACGTTTTGCGTATATGCAATCATGTACACTGTAGATTGCAAGCACCCCTACACAACGACCAAGCTACCCCAGTGAAAAATGCTTGGTGCTGCCACTGCAGGCAGTAAGGATGGCAAGGACAGCAAGTGGAGGCCTACATGTGAAAGCGGTTGCTAAGAGGCAGTCttagtgagagaaaaaaaaatatatatatccaaaaGCCTAACTGATGGCTTCAGATTGCTTGTAGCAGTAAGTGAGGTGAATCTGTACCGCTTGCTTGTAGCACCAAGTGAGGTGAATCTGTGCAGCTTGCTTGTAGCACCATGTGAGGTGAATCTGTGCAGCTTGCTTGTAGCACCATGTGAGGTGAATCTGTACTGCCTTCTTGTAGCAGCATGTGAGGTGAATCTGTACTGCCTTCTTGTAGCAGCATGTGAGGTGAATCTGTACTGCCTTCTTGTAGCAGCATGTGAGGTGAATCTGTACTGCCTTCTTGTAGCAGCATGTGAGGTGAATCTGTACTGCCTTCTTGTAGCAGCATGTGAGGTGAATCTGTAGGTGCGTATCAGTCCATACATCCCGAGACCCAGTCAAAACACTGTCAACCAGTCTACAAGCCTACTTCTAACCACCTGGAACTCCCTGAGTGCACAGTCATTCGAATGCACTTCATGTAATTATAATGATCCACAACACCATTCATGTCATCAGTATTTACTTGGTGAAAATCCTTAGAATGCTTTAATATAAAATCTGAACCTTCCCACTACAATCTAAAACAGGGCCAAGTTATTCATTTTACCAGAACCTCTCTGCCCTCTAGCGGTGATGTAGAATTATGACAACATCTTAGTTCCAATATATTGCTGTTTATTTGCTGTGGAAACATTGTTGTGACAGAAAGCACAGACATACAGCAGGCATCATGTGGGCTATCTGGAATATGATCAATAGAAGACAATATTTCCTATAATTGTTTATGGAAGAGAGAAATGTAAAACATCTCACCATCAGCAACACAGTAAAATGCCACAGTTTTTCAATACAGAAAAtggccacacacagacacataagaCATGATTCCTCACACATAATGTGAGATAATGCACTGACTGATCAGACCCTACTATCGCTGAACTTTGACCTCAGTGTGTTTGTAACTCAGACCAGCACAGCGGACAGGCTCACGTCCCCCTCCACCTCTAGAATATCAATCTGCTGGAAAAGGAAGTGGCGGTGGTTGTAGCTGAACATCAGGGCTCCATTCACCATCACCCTGTAGCATTGGGTATCACACATGATGATCACCTGAAACACAGGGCCTGAATGAGTGCTGAGCTCATCCAAGGGAAAGCATACGATATCATTGAACTAAAACACATTCAGATGCATTTCAGCTGAAATTGTTGTCAATGCACAACGCAAATATCTGTTAAAATATATTTACTTGTTCCATCCTACAGTATGCAGTTAGCTATAATGGAGTTTATACCGTAAAAGGTTGGCCTCTGTAGAAGGGAATGCCACCTGTCCTTTCCTCTGGACCCCACTGTTCCTTCAGGAGACTGTTACGAACTACAACGTTCTCATTGAACCTGGGGTTGAAGTGGAACGCCACCCCCGAGTTGAAACGCAGGTTGATACAGAACCTAGAACCATGCGAACCATAATCATGGTTATAAGGCTTGACCAGGAATGTCAGGTTAGATTACGCATTAAACTAATGCTCTGTGGTAGATGGTGGAAAAGGTTTACAGAGGTAACTAGTTTATAAtatcaataaggcacctctgggtttGTGGTATACggctaatataccacggctaagggctgtgtccaggcactccatgttgcgtcgtgcataagaacagccctatattggccatataccatactTACTTGGGtcttgcttaaatataccacggctaagggctgttcttatgcacgatacgaagcagagtgcctggacacagcccttagccgtggtatattggccatataccacaagcccgaggtgccttattactattataaactgggtacTAACATAAgctagaacagtaaacaagtattTTTGCCTCAAACCTGTGGTATAATGTCTGATATAAACAAGGCTAAAATGCATttttagccaatcagcatccaggacccaAACAACCTGGCTCATAATACTGTATAGCTCTGTAATGTACTGCTTGTAGAGAGGGAGAACTTTTCTGGACTCTGCTGGTGAGTGTTACACAATCGTGAAATAAATTATTTGGAGGGTGACAGGCTAATCAAACGAGGACCTTTTCCTTACTATTCATTTGTATTGTCTGTAATGTACAGGTATACAATTCATAGTACCAACTCCGACCCATAGCAGGTGAAGCAAATGCATTATGTAAGATGTGCTCAAATTGAGTAAGTTGCTTACTTATCAGCGTTATGGTTGACCACACCCTGGATGGTGATGTTTCTGCCTGGGTAAAGTCCACCTGCCATTATGTTTTTATACGGCACAACCTGAGGACAAAGGATCCATCACCATGTCAACCCAATAATCTGTTTCGATACAGAAATGAATGTAATTATGCAGTCTGCAATTAGTCTGTAGGTTAAAGAAGGGGTGCTTACAAAGGACGGCTTGGGGGAGTATGGAGGCTGGGCAGTGTATGGAGGGGGTGCCTATAAAATAAACATTATGCATCACTACAGTCTCTACAAAAAAAACTACTTTAAGCTTGTCAGAACTTAATTTTCTTAACATTAATTTATATAGATAAAGATTTATCAAACTTCAATGCAATTCCTAATATTGGCCTCTATCTACACATTTTAAACCTTGAAAAGTTGATTCATTGGAATGCAACTGACCTGAAGAAATCCTGCAGCTGAGAAAGCCTACAAAACAGACAAACAGTTGTCAAATATATATCAATCTTAACAAGGAAAGCAAGCTAAATCTACCCTCAAAGCTAACGTTGATTGAATGGAATGAAATGCAGTCACCTTACTAAAACAACCACCACCAGAAAAAAAGTGAAATACACTAAATGAGCTGTCAACCCAGCATGATAGAATCTACCTGTGTGGCATTACACCATTGAGGAGGAGTTTGTTGAGGAGGAGTTTGGGGGCCAGTTTTGCTTTGACGAGATCTATTTCGGTTTCGTTGACCCTGTAAATAAATTGTCCATCTTGGATTATGACCTATGCTACTGTTTTGTGAAGCCAGATATGTAGTACTGGGTTTATTACTAATTATAAGTGTTTCCAGACCTTTTCTCGAAATAACTCCAAATATAATATGTTTTTAACTTGTATAACTAAGAATCCTGTTCATGAGTCTGTCATATAAGAATACTCACACTGTGTGGATGGCCAGGATATCCTGGTTGGGGAGGAGGTGACTGGAGAAAAGACAGGACATAACATTTCATTTCTATGTATAGGATATGAACAGACTCTCTTAGTCAGCACATGCAAGTCTGAATATTGATGATAACTTGTATAGCACGTTTCAATACAGGTACCAAAGTGCTTCACATCACAAAATAAAAGTACTAATAAAGAAATAAAGACTGGAGGAACGACAATGAAAAAAGATAGCTAATTAAAATCAAACATTAAAAGATCTTTATATAAGTGTGTCTTCAACATGGATTTAAAAAGAGGCACTGAATCTGCAAGCCTGATCTCCTCTAGACCATCCAAAGTCTACATGggctttattattttttttaaattcattataaaattatgaaaaatatgaatagcattccacccatgaggccactaggtcatttgtCTGCAGGAAAGGGAACTGGGGGAACTCCGTTTTTCTGGATGCCAAAAATATGTCTAAAACATCCTTTTACAATCATTACACCACCTGACCATGACCACTGCAACCACTTTTGCCCACTTGGTTGCATTCCAGACAACTGATTAAGATGAGCAAATTTGTCCAGTTGCTTGCTCAAAGCTGATCCTACTGAACACGAAAATGAACTATATTCTCCCATGAGGAGGACCTATCAGATACTCACGGTGACTGCAGGGTTGGAGAAGGCAATAGACTGGACTTCCACTCCCCCATCCACAGAGATGGTGTCCACTCTGGAGAACGAGAGGCGGTGCAGGTACTCCATGAAGAGGGCACCATTCACAATAATCTGGGATAAAACAGGATTTAGGAGAGACAAAAAatgatatataatataatatatgccatttagcagacgcttttatccaaagcgacttacagttatgCATGCATACAGTACATTTTACGTACAGTATGGGTGGCTCCAGTGGGAAACCAATGGCACATGGAGGAAAAATAATAAATAAGTGAATAGTTATGATACTTTATGCTCTAGAGAAATGTAATAAATCCAGTCAAAAAAACTGCTCTAGAGAAAATGTTCAATTCAATAGGAACGCTATGATTCCAACTGATGACTCCATGTCATATACCCTTATAAAAGATTGGATCATGAAGGAGAGGCAATGCATGTTCCAATTTCACCAAgtagaaagggaagaggtagaaaggaTGCTGTTGTCTCTTTCGGATAAGTCACCTGGTACAGATAATCTTGACACCAAATTGCTTAATTACAGCTAACCAAATATCTACCCCAATCTCTCATATTTTTATTAAGTGCTTGATGTATGGGGTGTGTCCAGAAGTCTGGAAAGAGTCAAATGTTATTCCACTACATAAGGATAAAAAAATCTGCATTCATTGGTCCTAATAGTCATTCTTAAAGCTTGCTGCCTGTGTTAAGTAAATTATTGGAAAAAATGGTATCTGTACAAATCCAGGATTATTTCTCATGTAATGGCCTGATAACGGTTTTCCAGCATGCATACAAAGAAGGGCATTCtttgtagccgtctatttaccaccacaaagcaAAGCTagcactaagaccgctctcaaccaatTCTATAAGGTCATAAGCAAAGGAGAAAATGCTAACCCAGAAGCGgctctcctagtggccggagacttgaatgcaggcaaacttaaatccgttttaccaaatttttaccagcacgtcacatgtgcaaccagaggggaaaaaaacatagaccacctttactccacacacagagatgcatacaaagctctcccccgccctacatttggcaaatatgaccacaattctatcctcctgattcctgcttacaaggaaaaactaaagcaggtagtaccagtgactcgcgcaatacagaagtggtcagatgacacggatgctacactacaggactgctagcacagactgaaatatgttccgggattcatccaatggcattgaggagtacaccacatcagtcattggcttcatcaataagtgcatcgataacGTCATCCCCACattgactgtacgtacatatcccaaccagaagccatggattacaagcaacatctgcattgagctaaaggcgagagctgccgctttcaaggagcgggagactaatccagacgcttataagaaatcctcaGATGCTttaaagcatcaatacaggattaagattgaatcctactacaccggctctgacgcgcattggatgtggcagggcttgaaaactattacggactacaaagggaaacccagacatgAGCTgaccagtgacgcgagcctaccagaggaGCTAAATAACTTTTATGCtggcttcgaggcaagcaacactgaagcatgcacgaaagcaccagctgttctggatgactgtgtgataacgctctaggtagccgatgtgaacaaaacctttaaacaagtcaacattcacaaagcagcTGGGCCAAACTGATTtgcaggatgtgtactcaaagcatgcgcagaccaactgtcaagtgtcttcactgacattttcaacctctccctgaccgagtctgtaatacctacagtcgtggccaaaagttttgagaatgacacaaataataattttcacaaagtctgctgcctcagtttgtatgatggcaatttgcatatactccagaatgttatgaagagtgatcagatgaattgcaattaattgcaaagtccctcttttccATACAagtgaactgaatcccccccaaaacatccactgtatttcagccctgccacaaaaggaccagctgacatcatgtcagggattctctcattaacacaggtatgagtgttgttgaggacaaggctggagatcactctgtcatgttgattgagtttgaataacagactggaagcttcaaaaggagggtggtgcttggaatcattgttcttcctctgtcaaacttggttacctgcaaggaaacacgtgccgtcatcattgctttgcacaaaaagagcttcaccagcaaggatattgctgccagtaagattgcacctaaatcaaccatttatcagattaTCAAGAAATTCAAGGAGAGCAGTTGaattcaattgttgtgaagaaggcttcaaggcggccaagaaagtccagcaagcaccaggaccgtctcctaaagttgattcagctgcgggatcggggcacccccagtacagagcttgctcaggaatggtag
Coding sequences:
- the LOC118391353 gene encoding galectin-9-like → MPFQQPFFNPRVPFTGCIQGALHEGKTITVTGRVLPGAQRFHVNLQCGSRGNPDIALHFNPRYDSFLDVVICNTMQHSKWGSEEREYFATMTRGANFTLMFLVNKDSYSIIVNGALFMEYLHRLSFSRVDTISVDGGVEVQSIAFSNPAVTSPPPQPGYPGHPHSGQRNRNRSRQSKTGPQTPPQQTPPQWCNATQAFSAAGFLQAPPPYTAQPPYSPKPSFVVPYKNIMAGGLYPGRNITIQGVVNHNADKFCINLRFNSGVAFHFNPRFNENVVVRNSLLKEQWGPEERTGGIPFYRGQPFTVIIMCDTQCYRVMVNGALMFSYNHRHFLFQQIDILEVEGDVSLSAVLV